AAAGAAAAGGTAAAAAAGGAGGAAGAGAAAAAAGAAAAGGTAGGAGATGAAATTTATGTCAGAATTAGTTAAGATTTCAAAAACACAGTTTGAAAATGTGTTTCAATGTGAATTTAATGATGGCACAGTAAGGCTTTGTACTAAAAACTTAGCTCCAGGGTTTAGTGTTTATGGCGAGAGGCTATTTAAAGTAGAAGGGGTAGAGTATAGAGAATGGAATGCTTTTAGAAGTAAATTAGGCGGTGCTATTCTAAAGGGTTTAAAACAGAATCCTATTGTAAAAGGAACTAAAGTACTTTATTTGGGTGCAGCTTCTGGAACTACTCCAAGTCATGTTTCTGATATCGTAGAATTAGAAGGAAAAGTATACGGAGTGGAGTTTTCTCCTAGAGTAGTTAGGGAATTTTTACTTGTCGCTCAGCATAGACCTAATTTATTTCCAATTTTAGCAGATGCTAGATTTCCGCAATATTATAGGACTCTTGTAGAAGATGTTGACGTATTATATGTAGATATTGCCCAGCCAGATGAAACAGATATAGCAATCTATAATGCTAAATTTTTCCTTAAAAATGGTGGATATATGATGATGGCAATAAAAGCTAGAAGTATTGATGTTACAAAAGAACCTACTGAAATCTATGAAATGGAAGTTAATAAGTTAAAAGAAAACAACTTTGATGTTATCCAAGTTATTCAGTTAGATCCTTATGATAAAGACCATGCAATGGTGTTAGCAAAATATAAGGGAAAATAAATGATAGATAAAATTTTTGAGATAGGATTAAAGAATTTTTTAAGTTTTTATCCTCAAGACTTAGTAAGTATTCGTGAAGCTCTTGATGGGAAATTAAATATTAGATTATCTGATGGTTACTCTCATTCATTAAAGAAGGAAGAAGTAGAAAAAATCTCTCATTATATACCTCTTTATTTATGGTCATTAGTAAGAATTCCTTTTGTAATAATAAAAACTATGGAACCTGGCGAATACATTGTAAATGGTAGCGAGTGGGAAATAAAGGCGTTATCAATATTACTTAATAAAGATGTAAGTAAGGGACTACGTACAGGAGATATTGAAAAATTAATAAAAGAATATAAATCTTTAATAATTATAACATTAAGTCCTATTAATTTAGCTAATGAGGATGAGGAAAATGGTTACTATTGATGAGGTTGCAGAGATACTTTCAAAAAGATCATTAGAGTATTCTATGATTAATTATCCAGATAAAAAGGAAAAATCAATAGATATAATAGCTGTAAATAGGAATAAGAAAATGATAGTTAAAATTCTAGGTAATAAGAAATCATCGAAAATCAAAAGTGACTTGAAAAACATAGCAAGAATTGGACTGGGAATTCCGGTAATAATTGAAGATTCTACTGAGCAAGAAATAATAAATGATAGAGGTAACATATTAGGTATGAATGTAGAGACTTTTGAAAGAATTCTAGATGGAGAGAAAGTCTTCCTATATAAGACAAGGGGAGGAATCTTTGTTAAAATTAACTCTAAGGAGTTAAAAAAGAAAAGAGAAGAGATGGGCTTAAGCTTAGGAGAAGTTGCTCAAGCTTTAGGAGTTTCGAGAATATCTATCTACGATTATGAAAGAGAAGATTCTTATGTGTCGATTGATATTGCTGAAAAACTTGTTGAACTTTTTGGAGATGATATATTAGGTGATGTATTAAGTGGTTTTAAGGTTGACGAAAAAGATATTAACCTAGAAACGCAAACAGCTAGCCTTTCTGATAAAATTATGTTAAATTTGAATGAAAAAGGGTATAAAGTAGTGAAGATGAACTTTACTGCAGTGGATATTATTGCCTCAAAGAATGATAAGAAACTATTATTTTCAGTGGAGGCTGATAACGTCTCTAAGTCCTTAAGAAAATTTAATGAAGCTAAAAAGATTACCAGTAAAATAAAAGCAAGTCTTATTGTGGTTGTGAAAGAGAGCAAAAATAAAAAAATATATGAAAAAGAGGATTTTAATACAATAAGTGAAAACGAAATTATGAACTATGAATTTGATTGAAATAAGAGAAGGTAAGGCTTCTTTACTAATTCCTAATCCTAAAGATTATGAGAAAGAAGGGAGATATGATCCCAGTTGGTCTCCAGTTTTCTACAATCCTAAGATGAGATTAAATAGAGATATTAGTGTTTTAGCCTTAAGTGTAATAAAGCCTAAAAGTGTTGTCGATGCTCTATCTGCCTCTGGAGTCAGAGGGATAAGATATTATACTGAAATTGGAGGGATAGAAAAATTGATATTAAATGATAAAAATCCTATAGCAACAGAATTAATAAAGAAAAATGCAGAGAAGAACTATGTGAATGCTCGAATAACAACAAAGGACGCAAATTCTTTATTATATGAGATTAAAGCAGATTTTGTAGATATAGATCCTTTTGGTTCTCCAGCCCCTTTTATCTTGTCAGCCATAAACGCTACAATAAACAAAGGCTATGTAGCTTTTACTGCAACTGATTTATCAGCCCTAGAATGTTCTTCAAAATTTTCTGCTAGAAGAAAATACGACTTGATATGCGAAAGATTAAGTTTTTCCAAAGAATTAGGAATTAGAGGTTTAATTGCCAAGGTAATAAGAGAAGGTGCTATTATAGAAAAAGCTGCATATCCTATATTTTCATTTTATTTTGATTATTATTATAGAGTATTCTTTAGAATAGAAAATGGCGCTAAAAAAGTTGATAAATTACTTGAGAAACAAGGGTATTATTATGAGTGTTCTAAATGTGGGTATCGTGAGGTCGATTATTATGCAGAAAGAAAAATATGTCCTAGATGTGGTATCGAGATG
The sequence above is drawn from the Sulfurisphaera tokodaii str. 7 genome and encodes:
- a CDS encoding fibrillarin-like rRNA/tRNA 2'-O-methyltransferase, encoding MSELVKISKTQFENVFQCEFNDGTVRLCTKNLAPGFSVYGERLFKVEGVEYREWNAFRSKLGGAILKGLKQNPIVKGTKVLYLGAASGTTPSHVSDIVELEGKVYGVEFSPRVVREFLLVAQHRPNLFPILADARFPQYYRTLVEDVDVLYVDIAQPDETDIAIYNAKFFLKNGGYMMMAIKARSIDVTKEPTEIYEMEVNKLKENNFDVIQVIQLDPYDKDHAMVLAKYKGK
- a CDS encoding DUF61 family protein, whose protein sequence is MIDKIFEIGLKNFLSFYPQDLVSIREALDGKLNIRLSDGYSHSLKKEEVEKISHYIPLYLWSLVRIPFVIIKTMEPGEYIVNGSEWEIKALSILLNKDVSKGLRTGDIEKLIKEYKSLIIITLSPINLANEDEENGYY
- a CDS encoding tRNA (guanine(26)-N(2))-dimethyltransferase; the encoded protein is MNLIEIREGKASLLIPNPKDYEKEGRYDPSWSPVFYNPKMRLNRDISVLALSVIKPKSVVDALSASGVRGIRYYTEIGGIEKLILNDKNPIATELIKKNAEKNYVNARITTKDANSLLYEIKADFVDIDPFGSPAPFILSAINATINKGYVAFTATDLSALECSSKFSARRKYDLICERLSFSKELGIRGLIAKVIREGAIIEKAAYPIFSFYFDYYYRVFFRIENGAKKVDKLLEKQGYYYECSKCGYREVDYYAERKICPRCGIEMRRYGPAWTGELWNREFLLSMKENLKNFTYFDTFMQVNKLLNILVEESKYVSPYFRLDFIASLIKRNIPKREKMLECLKEASITHFDYRGIKTNKEIDEIVNCIKIN
- a CDS encoding helix-turn-helix domain-containing protein, with amino-acid sequence MVTIDEVAEILSKRSLEYSMINYPDKKEKSIDIIAVNRNKKMIVKILGNKKSSKIKSDLKNIARIGLGIPVIIEDSTEQEIINDRGNILGMNVETFERILDGEKVFLYKTRGGIFVKINSKELKKKREEMGLSLGEVAQALGVSRISIYDYEREDSYVSIDIAEKLVELFGDDILGDVLSGFKVDEKDINLETQTASLSDKIMLNLNEKGYKVVKMNFTAVDIIASKNDKKLLFSVEADNVSKSLRKFNEAKKITSKIKASLIVVVKESKNKKIYEKEDFNTISENEIMNYEFD